The genomic interval GATTGCTATGTTTAAATTTCAATCCATCAATTTATTGCAGCTAGGAGACAATCTCGCAAAAGGACTTGGGGTGTCCATTGAGCGAGAACGAGGATTGCTTTTACTTATTGCTGTAGGACTTTCAGGTGCATGTGTTTCTGTTGGTGGAGGAATCTCCTTTTTAGGACTCCTTGCCCCACATTTAGCAAGAATGCTAGTTGGCCCAAAACACCAGCGCCTACTACCAGTCGCAGCATTAATAGGCGCACTTCTCTTATTAACATCAGATATAATCGCCAAAAGCCTAATGGTCGGCTCAGAAATACCAGTAGGCCTTGTTCTATCCTGCTTAGGAGCACCCTATTTTATCTATCTTCTTATTAGAGAGTGAGGGGAAGCAGAGGGACGGTTCTATTGAGGACTTTTCTTTCCACTCCATTGTAAAAACAATAGAAGATAATTCCATTCGACTTATAACTATAATTTTTTTTACATTCTATGTACTTATGAAGGGAACAAGAGGAAGCGGAAGAACCGTCCCCCTGATCCCCTTCATTATTTTTTTAATCCTTCTATAAAGGTAGCTATTAAATAATGAAAGCTTTCATTTACAGCTACTGGCATACCGAAGCCTTTTTGATTTTCGATGGAGGCAAAGCCATGAAGAATGCTTCTTAAGCTGCGAATAGCGTGAATGGTATCTTCTTCGTTGAGGTTGAAAGGTTTTAATACGTCTGTTAATAATTCGATTATTTGATTGGCGACAGTACTAATTTCCTCTCCCTTTTTGGATGCTGACTCAATAGTTAACGCATATAGTCCTGGCTGCTCTCTAGCGTATGTTAAGTAAGCAACACTTAGAGGATAAATCGCCTCCCGCTTCATTTCATCCACATCCATTATTGCCTGTTTTAATAACTGATATAAATCTTCAAGTGCTCGTAATGTCAGGAGGTTCATGATATCAGAAAGTCCATTGATATGGTTATATAGAGATGGTGATTTGATTCCAAGCCGCTTTGCCACATTCGCCATTGTCACTTCCTTCAATCCCTCTACATTTGCAATCTCAATTGCTGTTGTAATAATGTCCTTATTTGTAATACCTGCTCGTGGTGACATGGTTAGCCCCTTTCTTTCTGTAATAATGATTCGATAGAAGCTTGAGCATTTTCAAGTAAATCTCCATGGCCTGTGGCGAGAATATTTATATTCAGGGGGAGGATTTTCTTCGCACTATTTATTGCTTCTCCTTTATTCCAAGTCGCCATTGCTGGAAATGGAAATAAAGCTCTAAATTGACCACTAACAGCGAAGCCTCCTCTTGTATGAAAAGCATCTCCCACTATCAAACTATTGTCTCGTTTATCAAAAAAACCAAAGCTTCCCGGGGTATGTCCAGGTAAAGAAATACATGTCAAAGAACCAATTTGATCCCCATCATTTATTAATACATCTGGCTTTGTTTCTATATTTTTTGGCAAGCTCCCTTTTAAAACAAATGGTTCCTCTTCCCTGTCAATTGTGTGATCTCCACTCAATATTCTAGCATCACGTACTGATATATATACTTTTGCGTTAGGTAATCTTTCTTTTAAAGCATCCAAGGATCCAATATGGTCTCCATGGGCATGGGTTAAGATAATCCTCGTTATTGGTTTTTTCACTTTTTCTGCAAAAGCTAGAATTTTTTTGTAACTAAAAGGTAAAGCAGTATCAATTAATGATAACTCTTCCCCTTCATCAACTAGATAACTGTTCACCGGGAAAACCATTGGCAAAAAAGTTAACTGATATAAAAAATTACGATGAATAATTCTCACTAGATAGACCTCCTTATAAAAACTAATGCTATTAGTTTAATGATAACTAATAGCATTAGTTTTAGCAAGCATTTATTTTAAAATGGGCTATTATATAAAAAAAACGAGACCCAAATGAGTCTCGCTCTACTATAAAATGTTCATCCAGCTTGTGATTACATTAAATTCTTCGTTTTTTTCCGCATCGTACACATTTATTGGAGTAATAACTAAATTTATGGCGTCTTTTTAGAAAACAAAGAATAGCACCAAATTTCATTTTCTCATCCCCATTCCAATAATCCGGTAATCCAGCCATCTTAGCCTATGCCTTAGATCTGTGACTTTGCGTCCTTCCTTTTCAGGAAAGTTTGCCTTTTAAACTGACTACTTTTTGTTTATAGTACTATTTTACTATAAACATATGTAAAAAAAAAGAAATTTTCTTCGACAAACTTCGATAGGTGTTGCTAAAGGGAGAATACTTGCTAAAAGCTTCTACCTATCTGTTAGTGACTCATTGAATTCCTTTAGATGCGCAAAAGTAAATTAATCCTTCGCACAAAAATTTTCTTAACTCTAGATATTTATGATATAAAAAGCCATTATCCCTATAGAATAACGACTTTCTTCTCATCTACCACCTAATACCCAAATTGCTTATTAACTACATTTAGCAAAGGTTTCCCTTCTGAATAAAGTTGTAAATTCTGCATAAACATCCCAAATACTCTTTCTGCATGTCTAGCAGACTTGTAAGCTATATGAGGAGTTATCACAACATTATCGAGGAGCCAAAATGGGTGTCCCTTAGGTAATGGCTCTATATCAAAGACGTCTAAGGCTACTCCGCCTATTACACCTTCCTCTAAAACCTCCAATAATTCCTTTTCTACAATAGTATTTCCTCTTCCAATATTTATTAAAAAGCTATTTTTCTTCATCTTTTTCAATCGAGATTTATCCATAAAATGAACGGTTTCCTCTGTAGAAGGCAAAGCAAGAACAACAAAATCTGAGCAAGCGATTACTTGATCTACTTCTGAAAGGCCAACTACCGAATCAGCCGGACAATCTTCTCTTCTTTTACCATTGGAATTCCGTCGGCAACCAATCACTTTCATCCCCAAACTTTTACATCTTTTAGCTACCTGGTATCCAATTTCTCCGTACCCGATAATGCCAACCGTTGATGTTTCTAAATCTATAACAGAAACATCGGTCCATAATTGCTTTGCCTGGTTTTTGTATTGTTTAGGAAGTCCTCTTGCAAAGGAAGTAATCAGAGCAATAGTATGCTCTGCAATTGGAATAGAGGTAACTCCTTTTGAGTTTGTAATTACGATGTCGCTATTTTTTAACTGATCGTTTAACATCGCATCTATTCCTACACTAACGGAATGAATCCATTTAATATTAGGTGCATACTTTAAAATTTCTAAATCATCCTTCAGTCCCACCGTAAATAACACATCACAATCCTCTAAATCCTTTGTTGGAATTGGTTGTTCTCCTTTAAAATCCCAAGGTTCAATTATTACCTGGGAAATTTCTTTGTATTTCGACAAGAACTCTTCTGGAACATTTCGTCTAAAATAAACTTTGGGCTGCTTTTTCTCTACC from Niallia sp. FSL W8-0635 carries:
- a CDS encoding TetR/AcrR family transcriptional regulator, with amino-acid sequence MSPRAGITNKDIITTAIEIANVEGLKEVTMANVAKRLGIKSPSLYNHINGLSDIMNLLTLRALEDLYQLLKQAIMDVDEMKREAIYPLSVAYLTYAREQPGLYALTIESASKKGEEISTVANQIIELLTDVLKPFNLNEEDTIHAIRSLRSILHGFASIENQKGFGMPVAVNESFHYLIATFIEGLKK
- a CDS encoding MBL fold metallo-hydrolase, giving the protein MRIIHRNFLYQLTFLPMVFPVNSYLVDEGEELSLIDTALPFSYKKILAFAEKVKKPITRIILTHAHGDHIGSLDALKERLPNAKVYISVRDARILSGDHTIDREEEPFVLKGSLPKNIETKPDVLINDGDQIGSLTCISLPGHTPGSFGFFDKRDNSLIVGDAFHTRGGFAVSGQFRALFPFPAMATWNKGEAINSAKKILPLNINILATGHGDLLENAQASIESLLQKERG
- a CDS encoding D-2-hydroxyacid dehydrogenase — protein: MEKVMVEKKQPKVYFRRNVPEEFLSKYKEISQVIIEPWDFKGEQPIPTKDLEDCDVLFTVGLKDDLEILKYAPNIKWIHSVSVGIDAMLNDQLKNSDIVITNSKGVTSIPIAEHTIALITSFARGLPKQYKNQAKQLWTDVSVIDLETSTVGIIGYGEIGYQVAKRCKSLGMKVIGCRRNSNGKRREDCPADSVVGLSEVDQVIACSDFVVLALPSTEETVHFMDKSRLKKMKKNSFLINIGRGNTIVEKELLEVLEEGVIGGVALDVFDIEPLPKGHPFWLLDNVVITPHIAYKSARHAERVFGMFMQNLQLYSEGKPLLNVVNKQFGY